One window of the Corynebacterium glutamicum ATCC 13032 genome contains the following:
- a CDS encoding Cgl1822 family protein yields MLVQSRTLVTAILSCSLVFGTTVNGASVAIAQENVPMAALYEPDYESLETRLGSINNDAGLPNSVSQTVENFAELPEGTRFVLDSDTFAVAVSDGVVTSRLDSQTGVIRHTFGGAGTISYNPGEVTRSYIDRVTVRVVYPDSSIDIVTPHSVVEVSDSFYYSVQSIDSQRVRNGQSIKVPMTVIAGDGAIGGVPQGAKVVRDRYGSVEDAELMGATIVIDEKTGELTFTAPEDRTGQMWFAAELIYPDGTYSEVHYLFEVTDKSVQDDSVPFFGSSLSS; encoded by the coding sequence ATGTTGGTACAGTCACGCACTTTGGTTACTGCCATTCTGTCATGTTCGTTAGTATTTGGGACAACGGTTAATGGCGCGAGTGTTGCAATTGCACAGGAAAATGTACCCATGGCGGCTCTTTACGAGCCGGATTACGAGTCGTTAGAAACGCGTCTCGGCTCGATAAATAATGATGCAGGTTTGCCTAATTCGGTCTCACAGACCGTTGAAAACTTTGCGGAATTACCAGAGGGGACTCGGTTCGTCCTTGACAGTGACACATTTGCAGTCGCCGTTAGCGATGGCGTAGTCACCTCCCGGCTGGATTCACAGACAGGAGTGATCCGGCATACTTTTGGAGGCGCCGGAACTATTAGTTACAACCCTGGGGAAGTGACGCGATCTTATATAGATCGAGTAACTGTAAGAGTGGTCTACCCTGATAGTTCTATTGACATAGTGACACCTCATTCAGTAGTCGAGGTATCAGATAGTTTTTACTACAGTGTTCAGAGCATAGATTCTCAACGGGTTCGTAATGGTCAGAGTATTAAAGTTCCGATGACGGTCATTGCTGGGGATGGAGCGATTGGCGGGGTTCCGCAGGGAGCTAAGGTGGTTCGCGATCGTTATGGGTCAGTTGAAGATGCGGAACTCATGGGGGCAACTATTGTCATTGATGAGAAGACCGGTGAGCTTACCTTCACAGCACCGGAAGATCGTACTGGGCAAATGTGGTTTGCTGCAGAATTAATTTATCCAGATGGCACGTATTCGGAGGTGCATTACTTGTTCGAAGTGACAGATAAGTCGGTCCAGGACGATAGCGTACCTTTCTTTGGGTCTTCCTTGAGTTCATAA
- a CDS encoding pentapeptide repeat-containing protein — protein sequence MNKTDEAFLLEGDIFAPLIAGLSSDNSAIRSATVQHAFRSMDRAAATGTTYGASIVQSLCDIVVTHMFVESDFPRKYGWSEITVGRQIFEQLGRRLGRASDESPERFEAQAVPSTHVFHAPLDKTPSFEVEVSLRLYALETDSVSVSECCFSGANFSECSWHYARLTNCDLSYCNFIGAQLGDTVISGDLSHSRFREAVMSCAEISADITNAFFGNVDLQASRCVFNKATGASFYACSLKGADLHGSDNAIDLSDAVVDYETVFPDGSTLERKHYDDYQNISTKWGEVLFVANRYQP from the coding sequence ATGAACAAGACTGATGAAGCTTTCCTTCTTGAAGGCGATATTTTTGCTCCCTTGATTGCGGGTTTAAGTAGCGATAACAGCGCGATCCGCTCTGCCACAGTTCAACATGCGTTTAGATCCATGGATCGCGCTGCAGCAACGGGTACAACTTATGGAGCGAGTATCGTTCAGTCACTGTGTGACATTGTTGTTACGCATATGTTTGTCGAATCAGATTTTCCACGGAAATACGGTTGGTCTGAGATTACTGTAGGACGGCAAATATTTGAGCAACTGGGGCGGAGGTTAGGGCGCGCGTCTGATGAATCCCCCGAAAGGTTTGAGGCACAGGCGGTACCATCAACACATGTTTTCCATGCTCCTTTGGACAAAACCCCGTCGTTTGAAGTTGAGGTCAGTCTTCGGCTATATGCCTTAGAAACAGATTCGGTGAGTGTGTCGGAATGCTGTTTTTCGGGTGCTAATTTTAGTGAGTGTTCGTGGCATTATGCACGATTAACGAATTGCGATCTTTCCTACTGCAACTTTATTGGCGCTCAGTTGGGCGATACCGTAATTTCGGGCGATTTATCGCATAGTCGATTTCGTGAAGCGGTAATGAGTTGTGCGGAGATTTCTGCGGACATCACTAATGCATTCTTTGGGAATGTCGATTTGCAAGCAAGTCGGTGTGTGTTCAATAAAGCCACTGGCGCTAGTTTTTATGCGTGCAGTCTGAAAGGAGCAGATTTACACGGCTCAGATAATGCCATAGATCTGTCCGACGCAGTTGTAGATTATGAGACTGTGTTTCCTGATGGGTCCACACTCGAGCGAAAGCATTACGATGACTATCAGAATATTTCGACCAAGTGGGGCGAAGTGCTATTTGTTGCTAATCGCTATCAACCATAG
- a CDS encoding DNA topoisomerase yields MTIGILTEKASAAKNFAKALGGPSGTYNGEKYVIAAASGHLYEFVEPEEMVPPSYADKIGGYWDLAKLPWDETQFLWSREQKHGAANTIARIKKTLSSCTTIVIGSDIDPTGEGDLLAWEIIAELGLDTKKIQRMEFVDEAPASIQQAFINRRDVTSMHDEPNYLKAEFRSRFDLLSMQWTRGATKVLETTGRRAVLRNGRLKSAMVAIVGQGLDAYNDYKKIPFYQNRFIDDHGVSYVNPEEPRYKTCDEVPQLYKASAVECYEKSMKKTAPPRLLDLASLSALLSKEGFSAKNVLKTYQQMYEAQVVSYPRTEDKTITPEQFKELAPLVDKIAGLVGVNPADLTHRQPRSTHVKPKGAHGANRPGLNVPTSIAAVKTTYGVLGQRIYEVLAKSYLTMLAEDYLYEHQKGRVVDYPAFLGTANVPKSLGWKGIFDVDAEADDDAAGSDAAQQGIGTRAEPEVFEGFPQRPPHPSMTWLMKQLDKHDVGTGATRTSTYAEVTAGKSALLKETRGKVTMTDAGQLNYLLLPGTHIGDLKLTERVYADMAAVAAGEKTAEQALEPVKQWVEEDIATMTRNAKNIPQELGKKLMTTTFTPSVKHSGTWNGEQVSFKKVYCGHEFSDAECEALLRGEELTITDAMIGGQITTVTGKLAHQSFNKDGKTIKFFGFKGQVDRIASADPAVYAVGVWKVEGEKIRFKRVWGGHKFTDKEIADLLEGREIAFDAMSKAKKPYTARGSLQRGEYNGNSFVGFQLAPRD; encoded by the coding sequence TTGACAATTGGAATTTTGACGGAGAAAGCTTCGGCTGCGAAAAACTTTGCGAAAGCCCTCGGTGGACCCTCTGGCACTTATAACGGCGAGAAGTACGTTATTGCTGCAGCCAGCGGGCACCTTTATGAATTTGTCGAGCCAGAAGAGATGGTGCCACCAAGCTATGCCGATAAGATCGGCGGCTACTGGGATCTGGCTAAGCTGCCGTGGGATGAGACGCAGTTTTTGTGGTCACGCGAGCAAAAGCACGGTGCAGCTAACACGATTGCACGCATTAAGAAAACCTTGAGCAGCTGCACCACCATTGTGATCGGATCAGATATTGATCCCACGGGCGAAGGTGATCTGTTGGCGTGGGAGATTATCGCTGAGCTGGGGTTAGACACCAAGAAGATTCAGCGTATGGAATTTGTTGATGAGGCGCCGGCCTCGATTCAGCAGGCGTTTATCAACCGCCGCGATGTGACCTCCATGCATGACGAGCCCAATTATCTTAAGGCGGAATTCCGATCACGCTTTGATTTGCTGTCGATGCAGTGGACTCGCGGTGCCACCAAAGTGCTAGAGACCACTGGTCGGCGTGCAGTGTTGCGCAATGGTCGCCTGAAATCTGCCATGGTTGCGATTGTGGGGCAGGGCTTAGATGCGTACAACGATTATAAAAAGATTCCTTTTTATCAAAACCGCTTCATTGATGATCACGGTGTAAGTTACGTCAACCCCGAGGAACCGCGTTATAAGACTTGCGACGAGGTACCACAGCTTTATAAGGCTAGTGCGGTCGAATGCTATGAGAAGAGCATGAAAAAGACCGCGCCACCACGTCTACTTGACCTGGCGAGCCTGTCGGCCCTGCTGTCTAAAGAGGGCTTTAGCGCAAAGAACGTGCTTAAGACTTATCAGCAGATGTACGAGGCGCAGGTCGTGTCTTATCCGCGTACCGAGGATAAGACGATTACCCCTGAGCAGTTTAAGGAACTAGCGCCGTTGGTCGATAAGATCGCCGGCCTGGTTGGTGTGAACCCGGCTGACCTTACGCACCGACAGCCACGGTCCACGCATGTTAAGCCCAAGGGTGCACACGGCGCCAACCGTCCGGGTTTGAATGTGCCGACCAGTATTGCAGCGGTGAAAACCACCTACGGTGTGCTCGGACAGCGCATTTATGAAGTGCTCGCTAAGAGCTATCTCACGATGCTGGCAGAGGATTACCTCTATGAGCACCAAAAAGGCCGCGTCGTGGATTACCCAGCGTTTCTCGGTACAGCAAATGTGCCAAAGTCCTTGGGTTGGAAAGGTATTTTCGACGTAGACGCTGAGGCTGATGATGATGCTGCCGGCAGTGATGCAGCACAGCAGGGGATTGGTACTCGTGCTGAGCCAGAAGTGTTTGAGGGTTTTCCGCAGCGACCACCGCATCCGTCAATGACGTGGTTGATGAAACAGCTCGATAAGCATGATGTCGGTACCGGTGCGACACGAACGAGCACCTATGCCGAGGTCACAGCCGGCAAGTCAGCATTGCTCAAAGAAACGCGTGGCAAAGTCACTATGACTGACGCAGGGCAACTGAATTATCTGCTGCTTCCTGGCACCCACATTGGCGACCTCAAACTTACCGAGCGCGTTTATGCCGATATGGCAGCGGTTGCTGCTGGTGAAAAGACTGCAGAGCAGGCACTGGAACCAGTTAAACAGTGGGTCGAAGAAGATATTGCGACCATGACCCGTAACGCAAAAAACATCCCCCAAGAACTAGGAAAGAAACTCATGACTACTACTTTTACCCCTTCTGTCAAGCACTCCGGCACCTGGAACGGTGAGCAGGTGAGCTTTAAGAAGGTCTACTGCGGGCATGAATTTAGCGATGCAGAATGCGAGGCGTTGCTGCGCGGTGAGGAGCTCACCATTACCGATGCCATGATTGGTGGACAGATCACGACAGTCACCGGCAAGCTGGCGCATCAAAGCTTTAACAAAGACGGCAAGACCATTAAGTTCTTTGGGTTTAAGGGGCAGGTTGATCGCATTGCCTCTGCAGACCCAGCTGTGTACGCGGTGGGTGTGTGGAAGGTTGAGGGTGAAAAGATTCGCTTCAAGCGCGTATGGGGTGGTCACAAGTTCACCGACAAGGAGATCGCCGATCTGCTTGAGGGCCGCGAGATTGCTTTTGATGCCATGTCGAAGGCCAAGAAGCCGTACACCGCTCGGGGATCGCTGCAGCGCGGCGAGTACAACGGTAATTCGTTCGTCGGCTTCCAGCTCGCACCACGCGATTAA
- a CDS encoding DEAD/DEAH box helicase family protein, giving the protein MINMMSLGNPAAMLAAYNTSTQVAPQPQLGPRAGEVQLSSEQQAMIDYVLAGKDVIVDATVGSGKTTAIQRLCSIMGADHDVLYLTYSKLLKVDAQQRVRGAKVQNYHGIVYPHLLKAGIKCGISESIREFNKNFKHISRTFPSYDLLVIDEYQDINEDYAELLRNIKSVNPLMQIVMVGDLEQKVRSDTTLDPQEFAAQLCEDPVFAPFTQSFRIGEAMAAGLADAWNKPIVGANTAQQIEYRSFAEAVVLIQSTEPSKLLCLGSRNGQMSDALNVVERKSPAKFNKKTVFASIRDGDSQIAHPNDAAVFTTFDSSKGLERDTCVVFDYDEEFWDMRLGYPNVDPVVMRNVFLVAASRGKNKVVFVRSDSLQAAYEAGADWAAGLAVGVVDNNTEVAPEVDAHTPAEESKGDVGEVQSQIERMMGFIPVSVFKELPELAPSEYARPISVTEAFDFKYAENVEACFDLLDVKRLDNGKGAAIEVNRSDGLIDLSPTVGNFQEAVFFKDYNVHTALSAYPSQFAKNLKRLVKKNNSVWRNCLIVTAASTEQMRYVDQVRSSIPVAAEKALVSRLSTRLNADSRNQIPLILDGEAVQSKVVRTPMSFAGVADAVHKGVLYELKFVSELTHPMFLQLAMYLVMSGMKDGILWNTRTDEAWQVRVPDPKRFLNAVVLCVSKQDYRVGNFDLPSTGGGAR; this is encoded by the coding sequence ATGATAAATATGATGTCGTTGGGTAATCCAGCAGCAATGCTCGCTGCGTACAACACCAGCACGCAGGTGGCACCGCAGCCACAGCTGGGACCACGTGCTGGAGAAGTTCAACTCAGTAGCGAACAGCAAGCCATGATTGATTATGTACTTGCTGGCAAAGATGTCATTGTTGATGCCACCGTAGGCTCGGGCAAAACTACCGCTATTCAACGACTGTGTTCGATCATGGGTGCAGACCATGACGTGCTGTATTTGACGTATTCGAAGTTGTTGAAGGTCGATGCACAGCAGCGCGTTCGTGGCGCCAAGGTGCAGAACTATCACGGCATTGTCTATCCGCATCTACTCAAGGCCGGCATCAAGTGTGGTATTAGCGAGTCGATTCGGGAGTTTAACAAGAACTTCAAACACATTTCTCGCACGTTCCCCAGTTACGACCTGCTGGTTATTGATGAGTACCAGGACATCAATGAGGACTATGCAGAACTGCTGCGCAACATTAAGTCTGTGAATCCGCTTATGCAGATTGTCATGGTGGGTGATTTGGAACAAAAAGTCCGGTCTGACACCACGTTAGATCCACAAGAATTTGCAGCACAATTGTGTGAAGATCCAGTCTTCGCGCCGTTTACACAGTCGTTTCGAATTGGCGAGGCTATGGCAGCGGGTTTGGCTGATGCCTGGAATAAACCGATTGTGGGTGCCAATACCGCACAGCAGATTGAATATAGGTCTTTCGCTGAGGCAGTGGTGTTGATCCAAAGCACCGAGCCGAGCAAACTGTTGTGTTTGGGTAGCCGCAATGGGCAGATGTCAGATGCGCTTAATGTCGTGGAGAGGAAGTCGCCGGCAAAGTTCAATAAGAAAACTGTGTTCGCCTCTATTCGCGATGGTGATTCCCAGATTGCACACCCTAATGACGCTGCGGTGTTTACCACCTTTGATTCCAGTAAAGGTCTAGAGCGCGATACCTGCGTGGTCTTTGACTATGACGAAGAATTCTGGGACATGCGTCTTGGTTACCCCAATGTTGATCCAGTGGTCATGCGCAATGTGTTTTTGGTGGCAGCATCACGCGGTAAAAACAAGGTTGTTTTTGTACGTAGCGATTCTCTTCAAGCAGCGTATGAGGCTGGTGCGGACTGGGCTGCAGGGCTCGCTGTGGGTGTGGTGGACAACAATACTGAGGTTGCACCTGAGGTAGATGCCCATACGCCGGCAGAAGAAAGTAAGGGTGATGTGGGTGAGGTTCAGTCACAGATTGAGCGCATGATGGGTTTTATCCCTGTTTCAGTGTTTAAAGAACTACCTGAGTTGGCGCCGAGCGAATATGCGCGACCGATCTCTGTGACTGAAGCCTTTGATTTTAAGTACGCAGAGAATGTCGAAGCATGTTTTGACCTGCTTGATGTCAAGCGTCTCGACAACGGCAAGGGTGCAGCCATTGAGGTCAATCGCAGTGACGGGCTTATTGATCTCTCACCCACAGTGGGAAACTTTCAGGAAGCAGTGTTCTTCAAGGACTACAACGTTCATACAGCACTATCGGCGTACCCGAGTCAGTTCGCGAAAAATCTTAAACGTTTGGTGAAGAAAAACAATAGCGTATGGCGTAACTGCCTTATTGTCACAGCAGCGTCCACAGAGCAGATGCGGTATGTCGATCAGGTGCGCAGCTCTATCCCGGTTGCTGCGGAGAAGGCATTGGTCTCACGGCTGAGTACGAGGCTGAATGCTGATTCACGTAATCAGATTCCACTGATCCTTGACGGCGAGGCAGTACAGAGCAAAGTAGTGCGCACGCCAATGTCTTTTGCAGGTGTCGCAGATGCGGTGCACAAGGGTGTGCTTTATGAATTGAAATTCGTCTCTGAGTTGACACATCCGATGTTTTTGCAGCTCGCAATGTATTTGGTCATGTCTGGGATGAAGGACGGTATTTTGTGGAACACCCGGACAGATGAGGCGTGGCAGGTGCGTGTTCCTGACCCGAAGCGTTTTCTTAATGCTGTGGTGTTGTGTGTCTCCAAGCAGGATTACCGGGTCGGTAACTTTGATCTGCCGAGCACTGGTGGAGGTGCGCGCTAA
- a CDS encoding LGFP repeat-containing protein: MKLFSKAAGVIAAALLVAGGIAPVAQGQASQVVTPEDQDAYVQQFHHEGNTPPVVDGVGGYTEQEIAEIHEAIRQAQESGAPNEELIPGEMWSDKVELPVTIDKAAADEAEIAIAQQQSQPQTRGLAAAAACQTFWPSPHQVCGAILERYIQQGAQFGWMLFPSEGQTLNPDGQGYRQRFMNGFVYWHPTTGAHAVNNYSAQVWERNGWESGWMGYPTGGEVPVNGSNPIDGELSGWVQTFQGGRVYRSPVLDGFQVASINGLILDKWLELGGPDSDLGFPIADEAVTADGVGRFSVFQNGVVYWHPQHGAHPILGDIYSIWREEGAESGEFGYPIGDPEKYTENMANQVFEKGELAANLYPNPLEAFIEFLPFANLEEAIEYFENGLSNSRVEANSLNAKKDSIQCQSQSANIHVRTKSDGVGIRVPKIGFKARMDCDLPGTVSDVVGYGWIYYDYWGRWAQAAYAQQFFGNRNSVVQTNLEAGCSGEKNTLFWGTSYFQVTYEGQPYFGQSATNYAYLPCTIDRS, encoded by the coding sequence ATGAAACTGTTTTCCAAGGCTGCAGGCGTCATTGCTGCAGCACTTCTTGTTGCAGGTGGTATAGCACCTGTGGCACAGGGGCAAGCTAGTCAGGTGGTCACACCTGAAGACCAAGATGCGTATGTTCAACAGTTCCACCACGAAGGGAATACCCCACCTGTGGTAGACGGGGTGGGTGGCTACACTGAGCAAGAAATCGCCGAGATCCACGAGGCTATCCGACAAGCCCAAGAATCTGGCGCACCTAATGAAGAGCTCATTCCGGGTGAGATGTGGTCAGATAAGGTGGAGCTGCCAGTAACTATTGATAAAGCAGCCGCTGATGAGGCAGAGATAGCTATTGCACAGCAACAATCTCAGCCACAGACGCGAGGCCTTGCTGCGGCTGCGGCGTGTCAGACGTTTTGGCCGTCACCTCATCAGGTTTGTGGTGCTATTTTAGAGCGCTATATTCAGCAGGGTGCCCAGTTTGGGTGGATGTTGTTTCCGAGTGAAGGCCAAACGTTAAATCCTGATGGTCAGGGGTATCGTCAGCGGTTTATGAATGGGTTTGTTTATTGGCATCCGACAACTGGTGCGCATGCTGTTAATAATTACAGTGCGCAGGTGTGGGAGCGTAATGGGTGGGAGTCTGGGTGGATGGGTTATCCCACTGGTGGTGAAGTCCCTGTGAATGGTTCCAATCCGATTGATGGTGAGTTGAGTGGGTGGGTGCAAACTTTCCAAGGTGGGCGAGTGTATCGCAGTCCGGTATTGGACGGTTTCCAGGTGGCCAGTATTAATGGGCTGATCTTGGATAAATGGCTTGAATTGGGTGGTCCTGATAGTGACCTTGGTTTTCCCATTGCGGATGAGGCTGTGACAGCTGACGGTGTGGGCAGATTTTCTGTTTTCCAGAACGGAGTTGTCTACTGGCATCCGCAACACGGAGCTCACCCTATATTAGGGGATATATACAGCATCTGGAGAGAAGAAGGAGCTGAGAGTGGGGAATTCGGTTACCCTATCGGCGATCCAGAAAAGTATACAGAAAACATGGCTAATCAGGTATTCGAAAAAGGCGAACTTGCAGCTAACCTATACCCCAATCCTCTTGAGGCTTTTATTGAGTTTTTACCCTTTGCTAATCTTGAGGAAGCAATAGAGTATTTTGAGAACGGATTGTCAAATTCTCGTGTAGAGGCGAATTCACTTAACGCCAAGAAAGATTCGATTCAATGTCAATCGCAATCCGCTAACATTCATGTGAGAACGAAGAGTGACGGAGTCGGGATTAGGGTTCCAAAGATTGGGTTTAAGGCTAGGATGGATTGCGACCTTCCTGGAACTGTCTCAGATGTAGTGGGGTATGGATGGATTTACTACGACTATTGGGGACGATGGGCTCAAGCAGCATATGCACAACAATTCTTCGGTAATAGGAATTCTGTTGTGCAAACCAATTTAGAGGCGGGTTGCAGCGGGGAGAAGAATACATTATTTTGGGGTACTTCATATTTTCAGGTGACTTATGAAGGTCAGCCGTATTTCGGTCAGTCAGCAACTAATTACGCTTATCTTCCGTGTACGATAGACCGTAGTTAA
- a CDS encoding S49 family peptidase, translating into MGNWAEITDEISKIYQDNQYKIRQINDVDAVSDKRREALQALFEHTGRNVIVYYSAWLENGRRFSGQSTDFSVNDTDKNSFMTALHKLDQSKGLDLILHTPGGDVAATESLVDYIHALFGQDFRVIVPQLAMSAGTMIALSSKEIVMGKHSSLGPIDPQFNGLPAHGLLEEFEQAKKEVSENPQTAHIWQVILNKYNPTMLGEAKKAIQWSNSMVKQWLEKGMFLDEPDKEEKATRAIKELADHSVTLAHNRHISVSKALELGLNIKELESDPKLQDLVLTLHHLSVIAAQRGPLIKFVVNHDNRGTFLQGHEN; encoded by the coding sequence ATGGGGAACTGGGCAGAGATTACTGATGAAATTTCTAAGATTTACCAAGATAATCAGTACAAGATTAGACAAATAAATGATGTTGACGCAGTAAGCGATAAACGTAGAGAAGCGCTACAAGCACTGTTTGAACATACTGGTCGAAATGTAATCGTCTATTATTCAGCGTGGTTAGAAAATGGTCGACGATTTTCCGGGCAATCTACGGATTTTTCGGTAAATGATACTGATAAAAACAGTTTTATGACTGCGCTCCATAAGTTGGATCAGAGTAAAGGTCTCGATCTTATCCTCCACACTCCGGGTGGAGATGTTGCTGCGACAGAGTCGTTAGTAGATTACATTCACGCACTCTTTGGTCAAGATTTCAGAGTCATTGTCCCCCAACTCGCAATGTCAGCAGGAACAATGATCGCACTTTCGTCCAAAGAGATTGTTATGGGGAAGCATTCTAGTCTTGGCCCCATTGATCCTCAGTTTAACGGCCTACCGGCACACGGGTTATTGGAAGAATTTGAGCAAGCGAAGAAAGAGGTCTCTGAGAATCCGCAGACTGCTCATATATGGCAGGTGATCTTGAATAAATACAACCCCACGATGTTGGGTGAAGCTAAAAAAGCTATTCAGTGGTCCAACTCGATGGTTAAGCAGTGGCTTGAAAAGGGTATGTTTTTAGACGAGCCTGACAAAGAAGAAAAAGCCACTCGCGCTATCAAAGAGCTCGCTGATCATTCCGTTACTCTTGCGCATAATCGACACATTTCGGTCAGTAAAGCACTTGAGCTGGGATTGAATATCAAAGAACTTGAGAGCGATCCAAAGCTTCAAGATTTAGTTCTTACTCTTCACCACCTGTCCGTTATTGCTGCGCAACGAGGACCATTAATTAAGTTTGTCGTCAATCATGACAACCGTGGCACTTTTCTGCAGGGGCATGAAAACTAA
- a CDS encoding MepB family protein produces MGFSALEMWSTELGITVSVAPEPQNSDYESGLAQVEGHEWHVRTGRNTPSKPGAFVAFWQRGVGGQTQPFSDDGMNAGLLVFVRNDVRRGLFRFSAGHLAELGITAADGQPGKRGFRVYPSWCEGLNSQARAMQRAQSSAFEEY; encoded by the coding sequence ATGGGATTTAGCGCGTTGGAGATGTGGTCGACCGAGCTGGGCATAACTGTTTCGGTCGCCCCTGAGCCACAGAACAGTGATTATGAATCAGGATTAGCACAGGTTGAAGGTCATGAGTGGCATGTCCGGACTGGCCGGAACACGCCGTCGAAGCCGGGTGCCTTTGTTGCCTTTTGGCAGCGAGGCGTGGGAGGGCAGACCCAGCCGTTTAGTGACGACGGGATGAATGCTGGTCTTCTTGTCTTTGTGAGGAACGATGTTCGGCGCGGATTGTTTAGGTTTTCCGCTGGTCATCTTGCAGAATTGGGGATTACCGCAGCAGACGGACAGCCGGGTAAACGTGGATTTCGTGTTTACCCCTCCTGGTGCGAAGGGCTCAATTCGCAGGCCAGGGCCATGCAGCGAGCACAATCGAGTGCATTCGAGGAGTATTGA
- a CDS encoding Cgl1822 family protein, translating to MLVRSRTLVTAALSCSLLFGATVNGTGVAIAYENVSMAAQYEPRYESLETRLGSSGVFPKSVEQSVENLAELPEETRFLLEGDSFSIIIDDGLLASRLDPNTGEIRHTLGASGISYTPGEMKRSYTDRVTVKVVYPDGSFDRVTPHSVVYVADSIYYGIESTGYPKVRNGQTVKIPLRVTDGGTGAVGGVPQGSKVVRDRYGSIENAELMGAIILIDEKTGDLTFTAPDDRTGQLWFRTEVTFPDGSDSEVQYVIEVTDQPEPVDVIRPAGSSLSS from the coding sequence ATGTTGGTACGTTCACGCACGTTGGTTACCGCTGCACTGTCATGTTCACTGTTGTTCGGAGCAACGGTAAATGGCACGGGTGTTGCGATTGCATATGAAAATGTGTCTATGGCTGCTCAGTATGAACCACGGTATGAATCCTTAGAAACGCGTCTCGGTTCTAGTGGAGTCTTTCCCAAGTCGGTTGAACAGTCTGTTGAAAACCTTGCTGAATTACCAGAGGAGACTCGATTTTTACTTGAGGGTGATTCGTTTTCAATTATTATTGATGATGGTCTGCTCGCTTCTCGATTGGACCCAAATACAGGGGAGATTCGACATACTCTTGGGGCTTCGGGGATCAGCTACACCCCTGGTGAAATGAAACGATCTTATACAGATCGAGTGACTGTCAAGGTGGTCTACCCTGATGGGTCATTTGATAGAGTGACACCCCATTCAGTGGTTTATGTGGCTGACAGTATTTACTACGGCATTGAAAGCACGGGTTATCCTAAAGTCCGCAATGGTCAGACTGTCAAGATCCCATTGAGGGTGACGGATGGTGGTACAGGAGCGGTTGGTGGGGTCCCACAGGGATCGAAGGTGGTCCGAGATCGTTACGGCTCAATTGAGAATGCGGAGTTGATGGGTGCAATCATTCTCATAGATGAGAAGACTGGCGATCTCACCTTCACGGCGCCTGATGATCGAACCGGTCAACTGTGGTTTCGTACAGAAGTGACTTTCCCGGATGGTTCGGACTCAGAGGTTCAATATGTGATCGAGGTGACGGATCAGCCTGAACCTGTGGATGTCATTCGTCCTGCCGGATCGTCTCTGAGTTCTTGA
- a CDS encoding helix-turn-helix domain-containing protein, translating to MTHSKKAMKAKAKALLASQREFLDSLVALRKKAGISQDEVANRMGVSQSAISQFEHYDANPTLSTIRRYALAVDASISYRVSSSATLYQEYESRTNNHVSVSGQEAAPPYVDWEKPILA from the coding sequence ATGACGCACAGTAAGAAAGCGATGAAAGCTAAAGCTAAAGCTCTTCTGGCTTCCCAGCGTGAATTCCTTGACTCACTTGTAGCTTTGAGAAAGAAAGCTGGCATTAGCCAAGACGAGGTGGCTAATCGGATGGGCGTTTCCCAGAGTGCTATTTCTCAATTTGAGCACTACGATGCAAATCCCACTCTGTCTACGATCCGACGCTATGCGCTAGCGGTAGATGCTTCTATATCTTATAGGGTTAGCTCTTCTGCCACCCTCTATCAAGAGTATGAGTCGAGGACAAACAATCACGTATCCGTGTCCGGCCAGGAAGCTGCCCCGCCCTACGTTGATTGGGAAAAGCCCATTTTGGCGTAG